CCAACCTACCTTTATATCCTAAGCCTCActaaacaatactaaattaacAATTTGTCAGCTTTGTGGCACTTAACTTCTGGgactctctctctccttatgcCTGTCCATGATGCGCACTTCAATATccttatttaaaaatggactgTTAATCCCTCTTTTGCACTACTGTCTTGCATATTTGACTGTCTTTAGCATGTGACTACAGTACTCATATTTTTGCTTTAGTCATTTGTTTAATGTACTGCCAACCTTATATTACAATACTGTTATGTTTCGTAATAAACGTATTCTGAACTCTGTTATTTGAAAAGTGACTGAGTTTCCTTAACAATAATACAAGTACAAAGAATTTGGcatctctttttaaaataatttattgttttatgtaaaaTCAATGTTGTTTAATCAAATtacaaataatccatccatccattatccaacctgctatatcctaactacagggtcacaggggtctgctggagccaatgccagccaacacagggtgcaaggcaggaataaaccaagggcagagtgccagcccaccgcagggtacacacacacacacccaccacacactagggactatttaggatcgccaatgcacctaacctgtgggaggaagcccacacagacacggggagaacatgcaaactccacacagggaggacccgggaagcaaacctgggtctcctaactgtgaggcagcagcgctacccactgcgccaccgtgccgccctacaagTAATTCAtacctaaaataaatgtacattttgtatGCTGCCACCTACCAGTACCACTGTGTCAGTTTCAGGTCTGCACTGGTGGGAGAATGGAGGCCTCTgtatgaagtctgcatgttcaccTCCTGTTTGGGCTCAACTGTCCtgtagagagagagtgtgtgtgtgtgtgtgtgtgtgtgtgtgtgtgtgtgtgtgtgcctgggcCTCAATCTGTGCACACACGTCTAGTGATGTCACAAGTGCTGGGACTTTAGCCGATGTGCAGAGGTTTACAAAGggagtttttcacattttcaatgtCCTGGCCTCATACCTCACTACATGATATTAGGGATATCTTCTATGCTGTGTTTGTTACTGAAGTGGACCCCTAACTTAACAAGGCATGAAACCAAATTGTGAAATGATTGCTTTCAGAGATATAAGAACAAAGTTCTTTTAGATGTTTGGTTCACATAAAAATCTAATGTTTCCATTTGTTAAACTATCAAGTCTTACCCAAAATAACCACCAATTTCAATTGCAGTGAACCTACATGTACTTCTGATCTCACTGGATGACACATTTTGGAGCCCAACCACTTGGTTCTATTACTCGTGTGATGGTGAAGACTTGTTTTTCAGTGATAAGGTGTTTCAGGCAACATTCAAGGAGTCTCCTTCcattaaaaaacaattcaaataagCTACAGCATTATAAGATGGTCTTATCATTACAAAACTGAATCCAGAAACTGGGTGATAAGCTCTCAAGTCCACAGTCTGTTAAATGAATCAGATGATCTCCATCGATCTTGAGAAATGGAAAAAATTGCCACGTGCTCCAAAAAGTACAGTGAGCCTCACAATGTCCAGCCAGGAGGGTTTGACAAGACTTGGATCGGTTGTCAAATTTCTGTAACTTACATTGGTAGATGTGGCCAAACTTGACTTTGCCTCTAATCTTTTTTTGAGTCCTGACCATAACATGCACATGAAACTGTGATGATGACACTTATCCTCAGATTTTCCCCGTCACAGACCAGAAGATTTTTCATGACCAAGAGCTCCTCTTATAGACTTTCTTTGTAGCATTTTCTGAAATTGTAAAAGCCTTACAACAGAACCTGAGTTGCAAATTAAGCAGAATTATGTACCAAAAACACATTTACTTATTCAGTTGTACGCTCATATTCTATTTTGCTGTTCATGAGCTGTAGGAGATACACCAAAAACCAATTTTATGTATTAAAATGAGCAAACATCTATTGCCACACAGCTCCTCTTTTATTTCAACTAACATAAAGGAAGGTCATGTCACCTTGCAACTTGTATTAAATAAGCATACAAGTGTTATTTTTCAAACAAAGGAATTTAACCTTTACAGCAAGGATACTCATTCATGGTCTTGGAAAGGCTTCAGTAGCTGCAGATTTACACTCCATCAAATTTCTGCATTTAATAGGACTTCTCAAATCGCAGTTAATCATGCAGTTAGTTCACTGTTTATACATTTATGAGCCATACCAGCATACCATTCACAAATCCATGCAATCCACTTCAGGGTTGCAGGAAactggagcctctcccagcagcACTAGGCACAAATCAGGAAACAGCCATGAACAGGCAGCAGTCCACCACTGGGCCCAGTCACCCACACGTCTGTCCAAAAATTCCCAATAGGGTGTATTCGTATGACACTATTTTGCCGTCATATTCATTATGAAGTGCCTTGGTTATTTAAGTTATTGCTTGCCAGTGATGAAACAAGTAAAAATAACACTGAAACAGCTGCTTCTGTTCAGTATTTATTGTCAATAATTAACGTGTCCAATTTATGTAGTAATATcttcaaaaaaattatttgtaaagaTTGAAATGAAACACACGCACTTTAAAATCTGTTACAAATAAACATACACATTGTAATGTCTTTCTTTCTACataatgaatgcagaaaaagatCAATTAACAAAGAAGAGGTTACTGGGAGGTTTGAaccagtaatagatagatagatagatagatagatagatagatagatagatagatagatagatagatagtaataattAACTGTATTCAAATTCAAAAGGTACAAAGAATAGCAGATCCTGAAGAGGAGAAGCCACACCAGTGTCATTTTACTTGCATGATCATTAGGGAGCAAGGTCTTAAATAACcaagttattttgaaaaaaaaaaaaacggaaaatctTACACTACATATTCAGAGGATTAACATTTTACAGGTAAGACAGTATGAAATAGCAACAGAAGTAACTGAAACAGAAGTCCTGTTAAATGCAGGGACAAAGTGGAATGTAAACCTGCAACTACTGGGCTGAGCGCTGCTGCCTTATCCTGTAAATGTGGGTCAACTCACAACCTGAAAATTCACATTTAAAGATAAAATTTCAAAGCGGCCAAAATATGactactttaataataaaagtaataccAAATTGTTGTCTGCGTATTCACAAATTTCAGGTACAAAATAAAGATACAATTTTGGCCCTGCAATTCTTCCCTAATACATTATAATAATACAATTCTTAAATAAGaaagtacaataaaatacaaattggATCATTATATTCTATTAAAAATACTCCAGTCTTTAAAAAGGTTCCtgaaaagtgaattttaaaatttccaaataaGCTTATAGTCCTCATTTACTTTACAAAATACATCAAATGACAGCTTTTAGCTAAAAGAAGAGGCGGCGCTGGTGCACTTTTACCTATAAACATGTTACAGTACCATAATTCATGAATTTGATGAAGATGTTTTCTTCTCGACCCCACACTCCCACCCGGCTTGGTTCGGTGAGTCCGCTGACAGCCGGGTGCGCGACTGAGTTCTGCTAGTAGTGAACTTCTTCCAATCACGAATAGTTCAGAACTAGCGGAATTCCAGACGCACCCCCGATATGTAGCACCGCCGCACTCCGCCGGGGAGGAGAGTATGCCTCGCACTGGGTCAAGGAGAGATAAGGCTGAGCTGGACACCTTTAAGGCAAAGGTGCGTCGATTAAAAACATGACTTCATCTTCAAAAAGGCAGAAGTGGTTACTTAACAACTAAATCATTTTTACACTGTTCAGTTGTCACTATGAGTTTTACAGTTCTAATAAGGATTTTGTGAATTATCAACATTTTAACAGCGCATGCTCAGTTATTTGCTTGAACGAGGCTGAACAGATACCTTCaccagtcattcagtcagtgcGTCAAGCCCGTCGAATAAGCTTTACGGCATCTTTCACACTGAAAAGTGACACAAAGTTTGCAAGCATAACTTAAACATCACACGCATGTATATTTCCTCCAAGTGTAAATATGTAGAAAGTCATTCTCACGCTGAATATGAATAAAAGAAAcaggttgtttttttaaataacaaacaagAACAGAATACTATTTTATTTGCACGAGGACAACATCGCCACAATATTTCAGAAGGTAAAAATATATTACTGTTTCTcagatttatttaagaaaatgccGTTGGTAAACACACTATGAAACACTATCATTCATTTGAAATTGTATATCATGCAAGTTGTAACTTTTAATGATAATTTAGGAGACACGCCCCCTAACTTTTATTTGCGTTAACGTGAGATCTGGTTAATGTATATTAGTTTTGATAATTTGCTTCAGTAGCTCTAAAGAGAACTGCAGTTCTGGCCATTTATATTTCTGCAACGTTCTTTCGCTTTTAATTCGCTTAGCGACCAATCATTAAATTATCAACAATGAACCTACTGAAACTGCAGCTAGACTCTGATGGCCCATTAATGTGAGAGTGATAATAACCGAAAAGAAGCATCCCCTAGTTGTTATCAAACGAATAGGATAGATTGGTTTCATTTAACTGGTTTATAACTTACtgtgcaatcttttttttttgaacgAGATCACCTCCTGAACGTTTCAAAAcacgtaacattctcaaacttgctaTACCATATTAACCCAAGGCTTGGAATCAGGCTGTCACAAGTAAACAACTGAACTAACTTATATGAATGTACATTTTTACAATGTACActtgattttataaaaaaaaaaatagttgcgCAGAGGTTAATGCTGTTTATCGCAGTTACAGAGATGTGGATTCGATTAAGTTTAGGTTAACGGGTACCTCTAAACTGGTCAAGTGTGAGCGAGCACGTTTCCTGTACTGACTGCACCGCTTTCTGAGAACCTGAGGTGAATACGCGGTTAGAAAATGATGTAATAAAAGAACTATATGTGGTAAAAGAGTTTCGAATTGCGCTTTTCAGTATCattatatatttaacaatctAAAAACCTATAAAAtcaatacagggtcacgagggctGGGGTTTATACAGGAGGCACAAGACCTAAGGATGGAAACACAATGTGCCAGTCAATCGCAGAACCCATTCTGCCACAAACCCGCACTTACGCGGGGTCAACtggaaataatatataaaatgggaATACAATCAGGTAATATTATCAGCAGACATTTAAATAGTATTTTCAACGACAACAACTAAACATGTTTTATCCAAAATCGAATCGCTTCTAATACACAAAATTACCAGATTAAAGCCACATATATGCAGtattattcttaataaataaacgAAATGAAACCGTATGCAAATCAGCCCCATGCAACCCCTTCTATATCATTCATGAAGAAAACTATTTTGTCCATATTAAACCCATCTCGGCGTAAGAAACCCATTGACAAGACTGCGTTTTCACGCTGATCATGTTAATATCTGCCATTTGTATGTTCTGTGCATTCGAAGAGGATCGCACTAATATTGTGTTGAAACATTTCCGCAACTCActgttaagatagatagatagatagatagatagatagatagatagatagatagatagatagatgtgacatTAACGCACTGCAGTTAAGATCCACACAGATCGTTCAGTCGGCCTCCTTCCTTCCGCCCAGCGCTTGTCAGCCCGCAGAGCTCGccttaccttttatttttttcgaACTGTCACTTCTCGCCCAGAGTTACTTTGAAAATGCAattctgtaaatgtaaaaaaacaagtgttaaaataaaaattcgaATGCAAATAATACATCACATAAGAATATGAACGATGGTTGGAGAGAAAGCGAGGTTAGGAATGGTTTACTTAGAAGAAAATTAACCAGTTTCCTCCCCGATCTAGTTTAACTGGAAAGACTTTTTTTGTTCGGTGCTCCTGTTCCTACAGTTAACGCTGATCCGTCCGCCCCGAACTCAAACTCTGCCCTGTTTTACCATTTAGAGCAGAGAtagattaaatgtaaaaatcctcAAATCAGGTTTTGGGTTTAATCCCGCTTTCCCTGAACTGAACTAAAAATCCCAGGGCGATTAGTGGCACCGCGCGCGACCCTAGCACGTTCCTGGCTCGCACAGGTAAGTAAGCTACAGAAACGCTCACGCGCCTCCTGACGCTCCAGCTCTGATATTCTACTGCGTGTCTCAAAATAAAGCCTAAGTACACATTTATGAAGCACAttagacatttcaattgctgGATGAATGTTATAGTAGTATAGACTGCAAATGGATCGCAGGCCAATTTTAATGCAGTCATTAAGCCTTCCGCAAGAAATCCACCCAAATTCACTGATCCCGAAACCAACGCGTTACTCCAGGCCACCTTAGGCTGCATCTACTGCTAAATCAGAAACCCCACACTTTATTTTTTCAATGGCCAAGTGGTCCAGCAGGATCTTTAATCCGGGTTCTTAAATGCACTACTCCTCCGTCACAAACAATATAGTGATTTAACTGAACCCAGATGTCCAAGGGCTTTACCGAGAGCCTTGCAATGAACCTGAGTACCAAGCATGGTGCCAGATACGCCTGTTTTCCcctaaagtccaaagacatgctgattGGTGAGTCTACATTTAGGCCTACCTCATGTGAATGTGTGACTGGCATACTGTTCAGTCATTATGGCTCCTGCTTTGTGTTAGTTAAAGCAGGCAAGATGCCCACATGTTTTTTTCCTGTCAAACCAGGTATTCACACAGCTCTCACCCCAGCCTTGTAAACATCACAGGAACGTAAGGGTTATGAGGCGCTGATTAACAAAAAAGTCCTACGAAACATTTCAGAATCAGGCTCAGTTGCTTTTAATGAAATGACACCATTAAAAAGGTTGAGAACGCCTgactaaaatatactgtatttaaacaaaCTGGTGTTAAGTATGTATTATTTTGTAGCCATTTAGACTGAACTGTTATGTTAGAAAACTCATACTAAGAAACATTTATTTCTTATGCTCTCCTGCATCTTTCAGAAGTGATTTAGTTCTAAAacctaatatatttttattgaatcaAGAACTAAACAGAAAGAACCAGGACAGCCAAGTACAAATTTTAACTGTTGTAAAAGGTTATATTTGAGCAGTCTAAATGAATCATGAAGTACATTAAAGGAGACAAAAGCATATCGAGCAGTTGCAGGGATCATCTGACCCATAAAACGTTTGCTCCAGATGCATAAATACTATAAGGACAAGCAACCCTCACAGTGAAAAAGCAAGTCTAACAAAACACACTCCCGTGGATCATAACTTGCAAACAAACCACAAAATTACGTAGAAACTCACATCACCATTTTAGCTTTTCCATTAAACAaatcaagtaaacctttttctgGCAATACTTGGTCCTGAATTGTCTTATTACACTTTTCATAAAAACAGTTTTATGCTATAaaattgacaataaaactaaattcCTATTCATTCTGATATTATGGTTGTCTGTTAGTCTTTCCAGGTTTTGGAGGTGCCTTGTCGTTACTGAAGAGTTTGTTTTTGTAACTGCCGTACTTTGTCTGGTGTTTTTCCTGAGTCCAGGCCATTTTACGGAGAACCGAGCTCCATCATTTATTGTCCTAAGGCCCAAatgtcagttttaaaatatgaattcTCATAATAATTTCATTATCTTGTTCTTCTGCGGATAATAAAATGCAAGATTTTCTCATCAGAGACTGATTTACCTCTTAATTTGACAACAGTTGCTGCTAATGTGAGGTGTTCGGAGAGAATTTAAAAGAGACAGGACCAcccttaaaaaaaacaacatctcaCTTTCACTTGTCAAGGTCTGCTTTAATTAATAAACACATTCAAGAAGCTTTGAAGAGGTCTCAAAGAAAGTGCAAGAAAAGTCAAAAAAGTAAAAGGGGACAAATTACAGATAGTTCATCGTTAGGACTATAGCTATTGATGATAGAAGGGCTTAGTCTAATTTTGGCTGATTAGATGAAAACTAGATTTTAGACAAACAGACAACCCAAAAAAAGagggagagatagagagagagcaaTTTAATCAAAGCGGAAGCAGTCTACTTTAGATTAATGTCTTGACAACTGAGTAACCCAGCAAAGAATTCAGGAAAATGAGGTCAAACTGATCTTGCAATGACCGATTTATTAGAAAGTACTTTGGTCAATCTGTTGCCCATGTCAGATTACTCTTCAAATGCTTATAATCTCAGTGATTGCCTTTCTCTGTCAAGGGATGGGAAGCACTCACCTGGCTTGGCCAGAAAAGACCTACTTCTTAACTAAGTCGGCTTACTCTTAAACTCTGGAGACCCATCCTTTTTGTCTGATCAAGAAACAGGAATGTAGGTAGGGGAGAGTTATGACCAATTAACTTGTGAATCCCAATTAAGAGATCAGTAAATAAAGTTTTGACATGCTGTGGCCCCTCAAACCTAAACTGCATCCTAATTCGAATGACGTCTTGTGCTAATCTTAAGGATTCTGGTATAAAACATGCAGCAGGCACAGTGTCAAGCAGCTGTGGGCCGTGTACAGCACGAAATAGaagtggcagtgggagggaatAGACAGGCTTTGGGAACAATACACAGAGAAAAACAAGCGAGCCAAGAGAAGAGTGTGACAGAGAGAAAGGGTGGGGACAAAGCCGTCTCCAAGGGAAGGAAGGAGCCCTAAACCTAACGTCCCACAAAACACGCGCCCTCAGCCCAAAGGTTCATCATGACGGAAGCGTGGCAACATGCAGTCTTTGCTGCCCGGCgaaaatatgatgatgatgacacaACACAAGGCTCTGTCTTCGTCTATACCAACAGTAACAATACAAGAGGTAAGATCTTTAATTACTGACCAGTTAAAACTGTAACACAACAAACAACCTAATTGCAATTTCTCCCAAGCAAATAGACTGGAATGCTCTGGCATTTCTTACCAGCACAATTGGTGCTGAACCATccgaaaataaataacaattccaattgtaattacattttgttttgcttattagTTAATTAATGGAAAAcaattttttcttctcttatccATTGCATTAATTGTGAGAAATCTGAAGAGAAACAAAGTATTATACATTTCAGAGATTTTATGTGGAATACTAATAATTAGATTGTTAAGAGAACAATCTAAAGTATTAAAAATACAGCATAAACCAGAAGAAATGCTGGAAACCAATAAACAACAATACGATTGGCGGTCACATGCAGACTGTAGTATATCTGTTGGCTGATTGATTTATTACTCCAGAATAACTTTAGGGAGCTGGAGGTTTGATTATTAGATAAGAGTTTACAGGGTTCACATGTCTTCTTCAAATGGCATTGCATTTCTTCTGAGAAATGTATACAGTCAACCTGGACCATTGGCTGCAATGCACACCAGAGACATTTTTACTTATGCGTGTTAGGTGAGGGGTCTGtcaagatttgttcctgccataAATCCCTTCCTGTGGCTTAGGTTTCAGAAACTGGGAGAAGCAACAACATCTACAAACAGCACAGACCTGATCgccaacaaaatgttttatttaatatgttgtaaaaacatgaatgaaattatttaaggaacatttactgcagtttttcatacaaaatggaTACACATCTGTTGTTTGCATGTATGACAACGATCCTTGTAGTAAACAGGATTACTGAATATAAGAAATAAGCTAAAGCAGCCAATCTGAGGAGCGTCGTGACAAGCACAAGGGACAAACTGAACTTGAACAGGAAAGTGTAATGAGTTACAAATAAGATAAGAGAACACGTCTAAACCATATCAGAGTGATCCTGAAAATAATTGGCAACTGTGCTACTACCAGAACTCTGAGATGTCTAATATAAAACTGAAGCTCACGTGCCTGAACAGCAGGCATAGCTCATTTACATGACTTCATTAAGGATCTAAACAGACTTTAACTCATGTTTAGGTTATGTTCTTTTGTTATTTCAGGTCCCTTTGAAGGGCCCAACTACCACATCGCTCCTCGATGGGTTTACAATTTGGCTTCGCTTTGGATGATCTTCGTCGTCTTTGCTTCCACGTTCACCAACGGCTTGGTTCTTGTCGCCACCTGGAAGTTCAAGAAATTGCGCCACCCGCTCAACTGGATATTAGTGAACCTGGCAGTTGCCGATTTGGGAGAGACTCTCTTTGCCAGTACTATCAGCGTATGCAACCAGATTTTCGGCTACTTTATCTTAGGGCATCCCATGTGCATCTTCGAGGGCTACGTTGTGTCAGTTTGCGGTAAGTCGTGGGTTGCTTGATGCAGAAACCTGCATTTATACTTTATTTAGCACTAACGAACATCAAGTACATAAAAATATGATCCTCATACACACAGGTGTATGCAGAATGTTATGCTTCGAAAAACTACATGATGAAAATCTACAGATAATGTACAGAAATAATCAAGAACATAATACAAATATCTACAATTGTGTTTAGTTAAAAAGAAGAGCACAGTGAAAATTTTCTGGGAACAAAATTATCATTTACCTTCCACCcgaagtaaaatatttatgaatgtcTCATCACCCGCACAGCAACATATAACACAGCATATAGTAGCTGACTATatgttatacatatatattatttttacatatgaAGAGAgcgaaaaaaatgtttatgataatTGTtcgatatttgaaaaaaaaacaaatctatcgAACATAATTCTAAATAGTGAACCCTTCACAGCAGTACTCATTTCAAATGACAAAATATGTGTTAATTATAGTTTACAAAAGCTTGCTTAATAATAGCCAAAAAGGGACAGATGGAATATCAGAAAATCGTTCATTgtcttttaaaaattgtttttaaaacgcACGAAATGATTTACAGTTATTTGTATAGGAGGAATTGTTTGCGCCGATTTAGGTTCAGTATCAACTGTATGCAATATTCGAGCTCTAAAATCTATAGTTTTTCTTAGTATttaatccaaacaaaattatagGCTCCTCAGGTAAGAAATTGATATTTAAAGGTTTAGAACGGCACATattagtaaaaaaatattaacttacaCAGcctatatattttaaagaagcGTGTAATAAGATAAtgcaattaaggaaaaaaaaaaaacacggcacaacaaactcaaaaattaaaatagcagtCCAGATCTACAAGTAATAGTTAAAAGTAAAAGACACACACATAAACTATGACATTCATTCATTTCTAACTTTCTTTCCGACGGTTCGCCGACTATTTAGTTATATCTTTCTTCCTATAACGGATATCAATCTCGCAAAAGAGTTTACCAACTAAAATAGATGACATTAATACTTCCAGGTGTATTAGGCTCTGGCACTTGTACTCTGTAAAACAGATTAGATCAGATCAGTGATGCATTATATATAATGATCAAAACGTTCTGTGTCACCTTGGCAACATGGACAAAATCATAAATCCGGGCGATCTTCTGGTGTTAAAGCTTAAATTCTTTCTAGGTGTAACGATCTAGATTGGACAGATTTAAACCCTGGATAGCACGTCTTATCTATCTGGATCTTTTCAGGTATTACGGGTCTCTGGTCTTTGGCTGTGATCTCCTGGGAAAGATGGGTAGTGGTCTGCAAGCCTTTCGGAAACGTCAAATTTGATGCAAAATGGGCCACAGCTGGTATCGTGTTCTCCTGGGTGTGGTCTGCTGCCTGGTGCGCCCCACCCATTTTCGGATGGAGCAGGTATGATTTTTCTGCAAATCTTTAGTGCTGATCAAATTAGCCGCTATAGAAAAACTGTAACTTCAAGTCTGTTCATATTTATTGTAGTTCCCTGTATAGATCTAGCCCCATGAAAATTATATACGGTAATTTTAGTGGTTGTAATCATCTTCCTTGAACCCAAACCACTACCGTTTCCTGTTGTGAAAATCAGTGTTCTAGATAATATTAACAGGAAGAAACAAATCAGACCAAAGTAATACTGCAAATCCGTGCGTGCACTTATACCTTGTCGATTGGACTGTAGCACACCTCAGTTGTTACACATCTTTGGTGCTATAGGCCAATTTTGAATATTATGGAAAGGTGCCTATCACTTTTAAGCAGATTCGAAATTTTCACAGCAATGATCTATTATGGGcatggaaaaaaatgcaaatgttatGGAAAATATTAAGAATTCCCCAAACATATCCTCCATATGCAGGGAGCACCATTGCATACATTTAAGAATTGACATTTTAAATCTCATACTTAGTATAAGGGGGCTACGTGGCGCTGGAATTTATTCGTGCCTCATCAGACATTTCCCAAATTTTCCATTCTCAATGCACTTTGGGAGCTTTTAACTTGAAAGCTTGCGGGTAACATATTTTTCCAGCCCTCCTCTTTCAAGGCCGATTATTCTTTCTCAGAATGGCATCTTGGCAGTCCTCCCGTATAATAAAGTGCAAGTTAAGATTCTCTCTTTTTACTCAGAAGGGTCCACAACGGGCAGAGAAGCTAATTACACGACATGCGCGCATGCGCACATATCTATAGAACCTAAATATATAGGCACAGACCGCATTCACTGACTTCTGCAGAGATAATCAGTAGAGACACACACCGCAGTACATGTTTTCaccatatttttttcatttgtacttgTGTTTAGAACAttggtttctttaatttttaatttatatatcattttaaaaaatcattgtaACATAATATGATAAAGTACAGTACCTCAATAAAGTATATAGCATTTAGAAAAGTCAAATCTGAGCTCCAAGCTCAAAGCC
Above is a window of Polypterus senegalus isolate Bchr_013 unplaced genomic scaffold, ASM1683550v1 scaffold_3155, whole genome shotgun sequence DNA encoding:
- the LOC120521191 gene encoding red-sensitive opsin encodes the protein MTEAWQHAVFAARRKYDDDDTTQGSVFVYTNSNNTRGPFEGPNYHIAPRWVYNLASLWMIFVVFASTFTNGLVLVATWKFKKLRHPLNWILVNLAVADLGETLFASTISVCNQIFGYFILGHPMCIFEGYVVSVCGITGLWSLAVISWERWVVVCKPFGNVKFDAKWATAGIVFSWVWSAAWCAPPIFGWSRYWPHGLKTSCGPDVFSGNEDPGVISFMVTLMITCCIIPLGVIILCYIAVWLAIRSVAQQQKESESTQKAEREVSRMVVVMILAYVFCWGPYTFFVCFGTANPGYSFHPLAAALPAYFAKSATIYNPVIYVFMNRQFRNCIWQLFGKKVDDGSEVSSSSKTEVSSVSNSSVSPA